Proteins co-encoded in one Alphaproteobacteria bacterium PA2 genomic window:
- the moaC gene encoding cyclic pyranopterin monophosphate synthase MoaC, which yields MSGLTHIDETGRAHMVDVSGKAVTAREALAEGFVRMSEATLALALSGDAKKGDVRATAEIAGIMAAKKTSELIPLCHPLAITKVEVRVSPAEGGLAVSARVKTSGQTGVEMEALTAVSVACLTVYDMLKAADKAMTIEGVRLMEKSGGKSGDWIRP from the coding sequence ATGAGCGGCCTGACCCACATTGACGAGACCGGCCGGGCCCACATGGTGGATGTCTCGGGCAAGGCCGTGACGGCGCGGGAGGCCCTGGCCGAGGGCTTTGTCCGCATGTCGGAAGCGACCCTGGCCCTGGCCCTCAGCGGCGACGCCAAGAAGGGCGATGTCCGGGCCACCGCCGAAATCGCCGGGATCATGGCGGCCAAGAAGACCTCTGAACTGATCCCCCTCTGTCACCCCCTGGCCATCACCAAGGTCGAGGTCCGGGTTTCCCCGGCCGAGGGCGGCCTGGCGGTGAGCGCACGGGTCAAGACCTCGGGCCAGACCGGTGTCGAGATGGAGGCCCTGACGGCGGTCTCGGTGGCCTGCCTGACGGTCTATGACATGCTGAAAGCCGCCGACAAGGCCATGACCATTGAGGGTGTCCGGCTGATGGAGAAGTCCGGCGGCAAATCCGGAGACTGGATCCGTCCATGA
- a CDS encoding alpha-2-macroglobulin, protein MSLENEPPQGAGTKPGVAGVVGRLQTLLGKMRAGQVSGVLAAGIAAAAFGGGLLTAKGFDGPPRATVGPATEAHGSAWSLFGKPRGANAARRGLPKPEGFAVWRSRIDSSKSEPLACVEMTEPLDPGKAYGDFVLVSPDLGHPPAVTVQGSELCIGGVGFSDRRITLLKGLPGKKGQALAANADVDFTFGEKPPYVGFAGSGVILPREDSDGVGIETVNVTRLHVEVWRVVDRNLVRKNISAPDPTAEGEYAYDEGDDGAGDVGRVVWKGEIPVTASGEGVRATTVFPLGAVLKDMKPGGYVIKARDVSGGRTTGEDGYEDNPPAQARRWVMFTDMALSAYGGSDALDVVVRSLKTARVMPGVAVTLMARNGEDLATGKADANGRIRFDHALLEGEGPAAARMVMAYGPQGDLSVLDLDRSPVDLSKQSTGGRTADDSIGGRASASLVDAYVYSDRGIYRPGETLHVNALLRDREVKAVKDRKGAIVVLRPSGVEFRRYPFSSAPQGVASADVVLPKSAPRGGWTARVDIDGLEKPAGQMSFQVEDFAPQRLAVTATGQEDSPLKAGEIRNIQVQARFLYGAAGAGLQTQGEARLRADPNPFPQFEGYSWGDQISTFEEKYLDLGQSVTDGEGRAFAALNTAEAGDTSQPLVAAFTTSVFEPGGRPVRESLDLKVRTKPLYLGVKVDQGDSSGSGDPTIALNFIAADAQGRRVAASGVSYVLIAENWDYDWFQQDGRWQWRRTNRDAVVQRGALTIGASQPARIARRLGWGDYRLEVVGAGGVRTAVRFASGWGATANDVDAPDFVRVSAGTRSYAQGDTVEVTLKPPYSGEAQIAVATDRLIDFRTVSVGKGGTTVRLKTDGSWGGGAYVLVSVIQPRDPVASPKPKRALGLIYVPLDPQSRKLTVALDTPEKLNSKAGLDVPITIRGAGFGGRARVTLAAVDEGILQLTKFKSPDPLKWFFGKKALTVDYRDDYGRILDANLGAPANVNFGGDEVGGEGLTTTPIKTVALWSGVVETGLDGKAVIHLPAADFNGELRLMAVAWTDTAVGATSKPMTVREAVVADLNLPRFLAPGDRAFATLELHNLEGKAGEYLAELTSGGGIMAPFRKAFQLALGQRVAERIAFNAPNRSGIGNVGFKVSGPGFNTGKTYPLQTRLGWGPVTRTTTELQKTGETYTPNAALMSGMAAGDVSLQVSYSPFRGFDPGPIAMALSRYPYGCTEQTVSTAYPLLYATEVSSDPKLKRTSAALAGAVGKLLDRQTLDGAFGLWRVGDGEADAWLGAYATDFVISAQKAGLPVPQDAIDRALGAMRQISRPDGWSSVSYRLEYPTWWAGSEDASKKATTAMRSRASAYALYVLAKGGRGDLARLRWWHDIQLKSEPSPLAKAQIGAGLSLMGDHARGRSAFRQAIAALGYRQDDDWYQSPLRDLAGIIALAYESGEADIARGLQGRLENAVKDPDALNTQEQARLLQAAHYMLAAAGPLKVTAQGAFAAPGAIGAPRWTVGRLADARFVNAGGPVWRMVTVTGTPLVAPATGQNGLVLSKRMVSFTGGAVDPGQIRQGDRVIIQVSGRSGQGRSMALVVDDPLPAGFEIETVLGPDDAQSGPFRFLGELTTANVQESRDDRYVAAMSLAGHGTFSFAYVARAVTPGDFLLPGAEARDMYRPAINARTAPGRTAIAPGA, encoded by the coding sequence ATGTCGCTTGAGAACGAGCCGCCGCAAGGCGCGGGGACCAAGCCTGGCGTCGCTGGCGTCGTGGGCAGACTGCAGACCCTGTTGGGAAAGATGCGAGCCGGCCAGGTCTCTGGCGTCCTGGCTGCAGGCATTGCTGCAGCGGCCTTTGGCGGCGGTCTTCTGACAGCCAAGGGCTTTGATGGCCCGCCGCGCGCAACGGTCGGGCCGGCCACCGAAGCGCACGGATCGGCATGGTCCCTGTTCGGCAAGCCCCGTGGCGCCAACGCCGCCCGCCGCGGCCTGCCCAAACCGGAAGGCTTTGCGGTCTGGCGCTCGCGGATTGACTCCTCGAAGTCCGAGCCTCTGGCCTGTGTCGAAATGACGGAGCCGCTGGACCCCGGCAAGGCCTATGGCGACTTTGTGCTGGTGTCGCCAGATCTCGGCCACCCGCCGGCTGTCACGGTTCAGGGATCCGAACTCTGCATTGGCGGGGTCGGATTCAGTGATCGCCGCATCACCCTGCTGAAGGGCCTGCCCGGCAAGAAGGGTCAGGCCCTGGCTGCCAACGCCGATGTGGATTTCACCTTTGGCGAAAAGCCGCCCTATGTGGGATTTGCGGGCAGCGGCGTAATCCTTCCCCGGGAGGATTCAGACGGCGTCGGGATCGAAACCGTCAATGTCACCCGTCTCCATGTCGAAGTCTGGCGGGTGGTTGACCGCAATCTGGTGCGCAAGAACATCAGCGCCCCTGACCCGACCGCCGAGGGCGAGTATGCCTATGACGAGGGCGATGACGGGGCAGGCGATGTCGGCCGCGTCGTCTGGAAGGGCGAGATCCCCGTCACCGCATCCGGCGAAGGCGTCCGGGCCACCACAGTGTTTCCCCTGGGCGCAGTCCTGAAGGACATGAAGCCCGGCGGCTATGTCATCAAGGCCCGGGATGTTTCCGGCGGTCGCACCACCGGCGAAGATGGCTATGAAGACAATCCGCCCGCACAGGCCCGCCGTTGGGTCATGTTCACCGACATGGCCCTGTCGGCCTATGGCGGATCCGACGCCCTGGACGTGGTCGTCCGCTCGCTGAAAACCGCCAGGGTCATGCCGGGGGTCGCCGTTACCCTCATGGCGCGCAATGGCGAAGACCTGGCCACAGGCAAAGCAGACGCCAATGGCCGTATCCGGTTCGACCATGCCCTGCTGGAGGGCGAAGGGCCCGCCGCCGCGAGAATGGTCATGGCCTACGGGCCGCAGGGCGACCTTTCGGTCCTGGATCTCGATCGGTCTCCCGTGGATCTGTCAAAGCAGTCCACCGGCGGCCGCACTGCGGACGACAGCATTGGCGGGCGGGCCTCGGCCAGCCTTGTGGACGCCTATGTCTACAGTGACCGTGGCATTTATCGTCCCGGTGAGACCCTGCATGTGAACGCCCTGCTGCGCGACCGGGAGGTCAAGGCGGTGAAGGACCGCAAGGGCGCCATTGTCGTCCTGCGGCCGTCGGGGGTGGAGTTCAGGCGCTATCCCTTCTCAAGCGCCCCCCAGGGCGTCGCCAGCGCCGATGTCGTCCTGCCCAAGAGCGCGCCCCGGGGCGGCTGGACCGCCCGGGTTGATATTGACGGCCTGGAAAAGCCGGCCGGACAGATGTCTTTCCAGGTCGAGGATTTTGCGCCCCAGCGCCTGGCGGTTACCGCCACAGGCCAGGAGGACAGTCCGCTCAAGGCCGGCGAAATCCGCAACATCCAGGTTCAGGCCAGGTTCCTCTATGGCGCTGCGGGCGCAGGTCTCCAGACCCAGGGCGAGGCAAGGCTGCGGGCCGATCCCAATCCCTTCCCCCAGTTCGAGGGTTATTCCTGGGGTGACCAGATCTCGACCTTCGAGGAAAAATACCTGGATCTTGGCCAGTCGGTGACTGACGGCGAGGGTCGCGCCTTTGCGGCCCTGAACACGGCAGAAGCCGGCGACACCTCCCAGCCCCTGGTCGCCGCCTTCACCACCAGCGTCTTCGAGCCGGGTGGCCGCCCGGTGCGCGAGTCCCTGGATCTCAAGGTCCGGACCAAGCCCCTTTATCTCGGGGTCAAGGTCGACCAGGGCGATTCCAGCGGCTCCGGCGACCCGACCATAGCCCTGAACTTCATCGCCGCCGACGCCCAGGGCCGCAGGGTCGCCGCCAGCGGCGTCAGTTATGTCCTGATCGCCGAGAACTGGGACTATGACTGGTTCCAGCAGGACGGGCGCTGGCAGTGGCGCAGAACCAATCGCGACGCGGTTGTGCAGCGGGGCGCCCTGACCATTGGCGCCAGCCAGCCGGCCCGTATCGCCCGCCGACTGGGCTGGGGCGATTATCGCCTCGAAGTCGTCGGCGCCGGGGGCGTCCGCACCGCCGTGCGCTTCGCCTCGGGATGGGGTGCAACAGCCAATGACGTGGATGCGCCCGACTTTGTCCGGGTCAGTGCGGGAACCAGGTCCTACGCACAGGGCGATACGGTCGAGGTCACCCTCAAGCCCCCCTATTCCGGGGAAGCCCAGATTGCGGTGGCGACGGACAGACTGATCGACTTTCGGACCGTGTCGGTGGGCAAGGGCGGGACCACCGTCCGCCTGAAGACTGACGGCAGCTGGGGAGGCGGGGCCTATGTCCTGGTCAGCGTCATCCAGCCCCGGGACCCTGTAGCCTCGCCCAAGCCCAAGCGGGCCCTGGGCCTGATCTATGTTCCCCTCGACCCGCAGAGCCGCAAACTGACCGTGGCCCTGGACACTCCGGAAAAGCTGAACTCCAAGGCAGGTCTGGATGTGCCCATCACCATTCGCGGCGCCGGGTTCGGCGGGCGGGCCAGGGTCACCCTGGCGGCGGTGGACGAAGGCATCCTCCAGCTGACCAAATTCAAGAGCCCTGATCCCCTGAAATGGTTCTTCGGCAAGAAGGCCCTGACCGTCGACTATCGTGACGATTATGGCCGCATACTGGACGCCAATCTCGGGGCCCCGGCCAATGTGAACTTCGGCGGCGATGAGGTGGGCGGAGAAGGCCTGACCACCACGCCGATCAAGACCGTGGCCCTTTGGTCCGGCGTGGTCGAAACGGGGCTGGACGGCAAGGCTGTGATCCACCTGCCCGCCGCCGATTTCAATGGCGAGCTGCGGCTGATGGCCGTGGCCTGGACCGACACCGCTGTCGGGGCGACCTCAAAGCCTATGACCGTTCGGGAGGCCGTCGTGGCCGACCTGAACCTGCCCCGTTTCCTGGCGCCCGGCGACCGGGCCTTTGCGACCCTTGAGCTGCATAATCTGGAGGGTAAGGCCGGTGAATATCTGGCGGAGCTGACGTCGGGCGGCGGCATCATGGCGCCCTTCAGGAAGGCCTTCCAGCTGGCCCTGGGCCAGAGGGTCGCCGAGCGCATAGCCTTCAACGCTCCGAACCGGTCGGGGATTGGAAACGTCGGCTTCAAGGTCTCTGGACCCGGCTTCAACACGGGCAAGACCTATCCCCTGCAGACCCGCCTGGGCTGGGGACCCGTCACCCGCACAACAACCGAACTGCAGAAGACCGGGGAAACCTACACCCCCAATGCGGCCCTGATGTCGGGCATGGCGGCGGGGGATGTCTCCCTCCAGGTCAGCTATTCCCCCTTCCGCGGCTTCGACCCGGGCCCCATAGCCATGGCCCTGTCGCGTTATCCCTATGGCTGCACCGAGCAGACCGTTTCCACGGCCTATCCCCTTCTCTACGCCACCGAGGTCTCGTCTGATCCCAAGCTCAAGCGCACCTCGGCCGCCCTGGCCGGGGCGGTGGGCAAGCTGCTGGACCGCCAGACCCTGGACGGCGCCTTTGGCCTCTGGCGGGTGGGAGATGGTGAGGCCGACGCCTGGCTGGGCGCCTACGCCACCGACTTCGTCATCTCGGCGCAGAAGGCCGGCCTGCCCGTACCCCAGGACGCCATTGACCGGGCCCTCGGCGCCATGCGTCAGATCTCCCGGCCTGATGGCTGGAGCTCCGTGTCCTACCGCCTGGAATATCCGACCTGGTGGGCGGGATCCGAGGACGCCTCGAAGAAGGCCACCACAGCCATGCGCTCCCGGGCTTCGGCCTATGCCCTCTACGTGCTGGCCAAGGGTGGCCGGGGCGATCTGGCCCGCCTGCGCTGGTGGCATGACATCCAGCTGAAGTCCGAACCCTCGCCCCTGGCCAAGGCCCAGATCGGCGCAGGCCTGTCCCTCATGGGCGATCACGCCCGGGGACGCTCCGCCTTCAGGCAGGCCATAGCCGCCCTGGGCTATCGGCAGGACGACGACTGGTATCAGAGCCCCCTGCGGGATCTGGCCGGCATCATCGCCCTGGCCTACGAGTCCGGCGAGGCGGACATCGCCCGGGGCCTGCAGGGCCGGCTGGAAAACGCGGTCAAGGATCCCGACGCCCTCAACACCCAGGAGCAGGCCCGCCTGCTTCAGGCCGCCCACTACATGCTGGCGGCCGCAGGGCCCCTGAAGGTGACCGCCCAGGGCGCCTTTGCCGCCCCAGGCGCCATTGGTGCGCCAAGGTGGACGGTGGGACGTCTGGCTGATGCGCGCTTCGTCAATGCCGGGGGACCGGTCTGGCGGATGGTCACGGTCACCGGTACGCCCCTGGTTGCTCCGGCCACAGGGCAGAATGGCCTCGTCCTCTCCAAGCGCATGGTCAGTTTCACGGGCGGCGCGGTTGATCCGGGTCAGATCCGCCAGGGCGACCGGGTCATCATCCAGGTCAGCGGCCGGTCCGGTCAGGGTCGCAGCATGGCCCTGGTGGTGGATGATCCCCTGCCCGCCGGGTTCGAGATCGAGACCGTTCTTGGTCCCGATGACGCCCAGAGCGGACCCTTCCGCTTCCTCGGCGAACTGACCACCGCCAATGTCCAGGAAAGCCGGGATGACCGCTATGTGGCGGCCATGTCCCTGGCCGGGCATGGAACCTTCAGCTTCGCCTATGTGGCCAGGGCCGTGACGCCAGGGGACTTCCTCCTGCCAGGAGCCGAGGCCCGGGACATGTACCGGCCGGCCATCAATGCGCGGACGGCGCCGGGGCGGACCGCGATTGCCCCCGGAGCTTGA
- the pbpC gene encoding penicillin-binding protein 1C, with protein MRGRRRGGPRLPPELEEKAHRDQARIRRIVHGLLVLLALETAVFALDAAFPPNLGRAERSSPVALDRRGAWLRALPVEDGRWRIRADLDRTDPAFLKRLVRIEDSRFWLHPGVDPLSVIRATGSAIIRGRATSGASTLTMQTARLLEPHPRTLGAKVVEMVRALQIEARLSKRQILALYLTLTPYGGNLEGVRAASLSYFGHEPQTLTNGEQALLIALPQSPEVRRPDRKPEAARTARRAVLDKLVKSGAISMAESVEAETELLPQRSPFPALAWHVSGQLARQAPLSQASIVSTLDAALQTRLEPLAARVARAQGPEDTAAILVVEIPTRAVRAAVASGGLERPGGWIDMTRAVRSPGSTLKPFIYGMAFDEGLAAPDTILEDAPKRFGDYQPENFDRVFHGRVTAREALTHSLNMPAVELLAKVDPSTFEARLAGAGVTLVRPARATRMPGLALALGGAGITLRDLATLYAALGDGGVAKPLAWTEAEAASRPGQGGRRLMRREAAQQVLDILRETPPPAGVTAAPLTRGRPLMAFKTGTSYGFRDAVSAGIVGRYAIVVWTGRADGGARGGLTGRDAALPLLFETADLLDAPPSAPRPIAPKKAPDALATLQKPDVGPHLIFPPDGATVRVEAFGPRSRGLVLAAVGEDLSWYVEGQPLARDPVSRRAIWRPSGPGFYRLTVVDGQGRKATSQVRLVGQP; from the coding sequence ATGCGCGGACGGCGCCGGGGCGGACCGCGATTGCCCCCGGAGCTTGAGGAGAAGGCGCATAGGGATCAGGCCCGCATCCGGCGCATAGTCCACGGCCTCCTGGTCCTTCTGGCCCTTGAGACAGCGGTCTTCGCCCTGGACGCGGCCTTCCCGCCGAATCTGGGTCGGGCTGAGCGGTCCTCGCCGGTGGCCCTCGACCGGCGGGGCGCCTGGCTCCGGGCCCTGCCTGTGGAGGACGGACGATGGCGGATCCGGGCTGACCTGGACCGGACGGACCCCGCCTTCCTGAAGCGGCTGGTCAGGATCGAGGATTCCCGGTTCTGGCTCCATCCAGGGGTCGATCCCTTGTCCGTGATACGGGCGACAGGCTCGGCGATCATCCGTGGCCGGGCGACGTCGGGCGCCTCGACCCTCACCATGCAGACGGCGCGCCTGCTGGAGCCCCATCCCCGAACCCTGGGCGCCAAGGTCGTGGAAATGGTCCGCGCCCTGCAGATCGAGGCCCGTCTCAGCAAACGCCAGATCCTGGCCCTCTACCTGACCCTCACGCCCTATGGCGGGAATCTGGAGGGCGTGCGGGCCGCCAGCCTTTCCTATTTCGGCCACGAGCCCCAGACCCTGACCAATGGCGAACAGGCCCTGCTGATCGCCCTGCCCCAGTCGCCGGAAGTCCGCCGTCCGGACCGCAAGCCCGAAGCCGCCCGCACCGCCCGGCGCGCCGTTCTCGACAAGCTGGTCAAGTCCGGCGCGATTTCCATGGCGGAATCGGTCGAGGCGGAAACCGAACTCCTGCCGCAGAGGTCGCCCTTTCCGGCCCTGGCCTGGCATGTCTCAGGCCAGCTGGCCCGACAGGCGCCCCTGAGCCAGGCCTCCATTGTCTCCACGCTTGATGCGGCTCTGCAGACCCGCCTTGAACCCCTGGCCGCAAGGGTCGCCAGGGCCCAGGGCCCCGAAGACACAGCCGCCATTCTGGTGGTGGAAATCCCCACCCGCGCCGTCCGCGCCGCCGTGGCGTCGGGTGGTCTGGAACGCCCCGGGGGCTGGATTGACATGACCCGGGCTGTCCGGTCGCCGGGTTCGACCCTCAAACCCTTCATCTACGGCATGGCATTTGATGAGGGCCTTGCCGCGCCAGACACCATTCTGGAAGACGCCCCCAAGCGGTTCGGCGACTATCAGCCCGAGAACTTCGACCGGGTCTTTCATGGCAGGGTCACGGCCCGGGAAGCCCTGACCCACTCCCTCAACATGCCGGCGGTGGAACTGCTGGCCAAGGTGGATCCCTCGACCTTCGAGGCGCGGTTGGCTGGCGCTGGGGTCACCCTGGTCCGTCCCGCCAGGGCCACCCGTATGCCGGGCCTCGCCCTGGCCCTTGGCGGCGCCGGCATCACCCTGCGCGATCTGGCGACCCTCTATGCGGCGCTGGGAGATGGCGGTGTGGCCAAGCCCCTGGCCTGGACCGAAGCGGAGGCCGCTAGCCGTCCGGGGCAGGGTGGACGCCGCCTCATGCGCAGGGAGGCCGCCCAGCAGGTGCTGGACATCCTGCGGGAAACCCCACCGCCAGCCGGCGTCACCGCCGCCCCCCTCACAAGAGGCCGCCCCCTGATGGCCTTCAAGACCGGCACCTCCTACGGCTTCCGCGACGCCGTCTCGGCGGGGATTGTCGGGCGTTACGCCATTGTGGTCTGGACCGGCCGGGCAGACGGCGGCGCCCGGGGCGGGCTCACCGGCCGGGATGCGGCCCTGCCCCTGCTCTTCGAGACCGCCGACCTGCTGGACGCGCCACCTTCGGCCCCCAGACCCATAGCCCCGAAGAAGGCGCCTGACGCACTGGCCACCCTTCAGAAGCCCGACGTTGGGCCCCACCTGATCTTCCCCCCCGATGGGGCCACCGTCCGTGTCGAGGCCTTTGGTCCCCGGTCACGGGGTCTGGTGCTGGCGGCAGTGGGCGAGGACCTGTCCTGGTATGTGGAAGGCCAGCCCCTGGCCCGGGACCCCGTCAGCCGCCGGGCCATATGGCGGCCCTCAGGACCGGGCTTCTACCGGCTGACCGTTGTTGATGGACAGGGCCGAAAGGCCACATCGCAGGTGCGGCTGGTCGGCCAGCCCTAG
- a CDS encoding molybdenum cofactor biosynthesis protein MoaE, which produces MIRLTDTAFDPGALLGDFCRGRSETGAVASFVGLARAEGGAAAVLELDAYPGFTEAQIAQHVSAAKARFELQDVLIVHRTGAITPGESIVFVATAAPHRRAAFEACDFLMDYLKSRAPFWKKETGPDGARWIEPRPQDLTDIARWETT; this is translated from the coding sequence ATGATCCGGCTGACTGACACCGCCTTCGACCCCGGCGCCCTGCTTGGCGACTTCTGTCGTGGCCGGAGCGAGACTGGCGCCGTGGCCAGTTTTGTCGGTCTGGCCCGGGCCGAGGGCGGGGCGGCAGCCGTGCTGGAGCTGGACGCCTATCCCGGATTTACCGAGGCGCAGATTGCGCAGCATGTCTCTGCCGCCAAGGCGCGGTTCGAGCTGCAGGACGTGCTGATTGTCCACCGCACGGGCGCCATAACGCCGGGAGAGTCCATCGTCTTTGTGGCCACGGCGGCGCCCCATCGCCGGGCGGCCTTTGAAGCCTGCGACTTCCTGATGGACTATCTGAAAAGCCGGGCGCCCTTCTGGAAGAAGGAAACCGGCCCGGACGGCGCCCGCTGGATCGAGCCCCGCCCCCAGGACCTTACCGACATTGCCCGATGGGAGACTACATGA
- a CDS encoding molybdopterin molybdenumtransferase MoeA, with the protein MKLMAVDDARAAMLAEIAPMGTEQVPLARAIGRVLAEPVDALRDQPPFANSAMDGWAVRAADTPGALTIIGESAAGHGFEGVLAAGQAVRIFTGAALPAGADAVVIQEDAVREGDQVTVPAAQVGDNIRQAGRDFKAGQTLLTPGVRIDPWRLSLCASAGRAEVTVHRPPRVAILSTGEEIVEAPAVPGPFQIYDSGSPALQAMVEAWGGEVTRLTGVRDRLEDVIAALKGADADLIVTVGGASVGDHDLVRTAAKALGLSLRVESIAVRPGKPTFFGVLEDGRRMLGLPGNPASAFVCAELFLRPIIEAFAGRDRTFTLRRFRLAEALPANGPREHWMRGRVDFSSDEPVAHLYGDQDSSLVTVFEAANVLVRRAPKAAALEPGDLVETLSLDRL; encoded by the coding sequence ATGAAGCTGATGGCCGTCGATGACGCCCGGGCCGCCATGCTGGCCGAGATCGCGCCCATGGGGACTGAGCAGGTTCCCCTGGCCCGAGCCATTGGCCGGGTGCTGGCCGAGCCTGTCGACGCCCTGCGCGATCAGCCCCCCTTCGCCAATTCCGCCATGGATGGCTGGGCGGTGCGCGCCGCCGACACGCCGGGCGCCTTGACCATCATCGGCGAGAGTGCGGCGGGCCATGGGTTCGAGGGCGTCCTCGCTGCCGGCCAGGCCGTGCGGATCTTTACAGGCGCGGCCCTGCCCGCCGGGGCCGACGCCGTGGTCATCCAGGAAGACGCCGTCCGTGAGGGCGATCAGGTGACGGTTCCTGCGGCTCAGGTGGGCGACAATATCCGACAGGCGGGACGGGACTTCAAAGCCGGCCAGACCCTGCTGACGCCCGGCGTCCGGATCGATCCCTGGCGGCTGTCCCTTTGCGCCTCAGCCGGGCGGGCGGAGGTTACTGTCCACAGACCCCCCCGGGTCGCTATCCTTTCCACCGGGGAAGAGATCGTCGAGGCGCCGGCCGTTCCTGGTCCTTTCCAGATCTATGACTCCGGCAGTCCGGCACTGCAGGCCATGGTCGAGGCCTGGGGCGGCGAGGTCACCCGCCTGACCGGGGTTCGCGACCGGCTGGAGGATGTGATTGCGGCGCTCAAAGGCGCAGACGCTGATCTGATCGTCACCGTGGGCGGAGCCTCTGTGGGGGACCACGATCTGGTCCGGACCGCAGCCAAGGCCCTTGGCCTGTCCCTCCGTGTCGAGAGCATCGCCGTCCGCCCGGGCAAGCCGACCTTCTTCGGGGTGCTAGAGGATGGGCGGCGGATGCTGGGCCTGCCGGGCAATCCGGCTTCGGCCTTTGTCTGCGCGGAGCTGTTTCTTCGGCCGATCATCGAAGCCTTTGCCGGACGGGACCGGACCTTCACCCTGCGCCGGTTCAGGCTGGCCGAAGCCCTGCCGGCCAATGGCCCGCGGGAGCACTGGATGCGCGGGCGGGTGGATTTCTCTTCGGACGAGCCCGTTGCGCACCTCTATGGAGACCAGGACTCTTCCCTGGTGACGGTCTTCGAGGCCGCCAATGTCCTGGTCCGCAGGGCGCCCAAGGCCGCCGCCCTTGAACCGGGCGACCTCGTCGAAACCCTTTCCCTGGATCGGCTCTGA
- the moaB gene encoding molybdenum cofactor biosynthesis protein B: MNALAPGGHIDQSAQIVPVRIAVLSVSDTRDEETDTSGHVLAKRITDAGHQLAAKTIVKDDVQQIRGQIRAWIASGDVDVIITTGGTGITGRDVTPEAVEPMFDKKIDGFSVVFHLVSYQSVGLSTLQSRATAGLIGGVFVFCLPGSNGAVKDGWDKVISAQLDSRHGPCNMVELMPRLLEK, translated from the coding sequence ATGAACGCCCTTGCCCCCGGTGGTCACATTGACCAGTCCGCCCAGATTGTCCCTGTACGGATCGCTGTCCTGAGCGTCTCTGACACCAGGGACGAAGAGACCGACACCTCCGGCCACGTCCTTGCCAAAAGGATCACTGACGCCGGCCATCAGCTGGCGGCCAAGACCATCGTCAAGGACGACGTCCAGCAGATCCGCGGCCAGATCCGGGCCTGGATCGCCTCGGGCGATGTGGATGTCATCATCACAACAGGGGGCACAGGCATTACCGGTCGGGACGTCACGCCTGAGGCGGTGGAGCCCATGTTTGACAAGAAGATCGACGGGTTCTCCGTGGTCTTCCATCTGGTGAGCTATCAGTCGGTTGGCCTGTCCACCCTGCAGAGCCGGGCGACAGCGGGCCTGATCGGCGGGGTCTTTGTCTTCTGCCTGCCGGGCTCCAATGGCGCCGTAAAGGACGGCTGGGACAAGGTGATTTCCGCCCAGCTAGACAGCCGCCACGGCCCCTGCAACATGGTCGAACTCATGCCCCGGCTTCTGGAAAAATGA
- a CDS encoding molybdopterin synthase sulfur carrier subunit has product MARVLLFGALSDLAGWREKTLEAMSVSDLRRKLAATDEPLGEALDGPGVQVAVDQAIVRHDATLTAGSEVAFLPPMSGG; this is encoded by the coding sequence ATGGCCCGGGTCCTGCTGTTCGGCGCGCTTAGCGACCTCGCCGGCTGGCGGGAAAAGACCCTTGAGGCCATGAGCGTCTCGGACCTGCGACGCAAGCTTGCCGCCACAGATGAGCCGCTTGGGGAAGCCCTTGACGGTCCCGGGGTCCAGGTGGCCGTGGACCAGGCGATTGTCCGTCACGATGCGACCCTGACGGCCGGATCCGAAGTGGCCTTCCTGCCCCCCATGAGCGGCGGATGA